CTGAGTCGAGGGTGCAATGAAACAAGGGATCGGATTTTTCTATCGCTGGCATCCACGCTCCCGTGTGCCTTGGCCCTTTGATGATGGAGGTCAAGTTCATTGGGCGTTCGCCAGAGCCAAGAAGACCAGCAAGTTCATGCATGTTGGCAGTCAGTTCCCAAACGATTTTAGGTTCCGCTGACACTTCCAAACCTGCCGTTCGCGCCGGCCAAGTGGTATATCCCCCAAGAACATGCTGCTCGGGCGGCGGAATATATCCCTCTGCCCCATTCGCAAGCTCGATATTAAAATGGCTCTTGAAAGGTGACCACCATTTCAGCTTCAACCCCGTGATCGCATACACCTCGTTCGGCAGCGTGGCGATGCTCAGGTCGCCAATCCGAATCGCTTGCAGCTTCACGCTCGTCTTTTGCCGCTCGTGCAAAATCAGCGCCTCTCTCGCATAGACTTCCTCTTTGTTCTTCGGTACGTCGTTTTCGATCTTCGCGGCGATGGGTCTTGCCCAGGCGAGGCGTTTTTCGTCGGGGACGCGATACTTGAGCTCGAGCGTCTTCTCGACCATGCCGAGCGGGACGTGGTCGGCATACTTCACGGTTTGCAGAGCCTTCAGGGCGCTGTCGGCGACCTCGGAGGCGTAGGTGTCGATCGTGATCGTCTTTTTCTCCGCGCCGTAGTCCATCCACATCTGGTCGCCGCTGGTGCCCTGGCTCATGGCGCAGACGAAGGGGCCGTTGCCATCGCCCGGCTGGCCCATCTTTGCGGCGAGGTGTCGGCAGAAGTGCCCATAGTAGTCGGCGGAGACCGGACCGCTGCCGAAGTAGTGCTGCGAGTAGTTCGCGAGCACGCCGAGCGGTTTGCCATCGAGCGTTTGCAGCGCGATGACGCTGAGCTGCGGATCGACCGGGCCGCTGGGGCCGACGACGTCCTTGCTGAGGTAGCCGGGGTGCATGTTCGCGCGGCCGGTGGGCTGGCCGAAGGGATCGACGACCTCCTTGCCCGGCAGGCGAATCCAGCGGCGGTTGTGCGTGTGCTCCCAGTCATCGAACGAACCCCAGCCGATGCGGGCCGGTTGCAGCGCCGCATTCGCCGCCACGATGGCCTCGGCGATCTTCGGCGTGAGGAATTTCGCATACACCGTGTCCTTGCGCGTGCCGAGGCAGCCCATCGCCGCCGGTGCGGAGTGCGTGTGCGTGGCGCTGACCATCATGCGGTCCACCGGGATGCCGCACTGCTTCGACGCGAGCGCTTTCGCCTCATCAATGAGCGACTGCTCCATCATGCAGGTGTCCACGATGGCGAAGGCGATCTTCATCTTCCCGTCATCGAGCACGAAACTGCGCACGAGGAGCGTGTCCGCGAGCTTTTCGCCCCGTCCTTCGAGAAATCCGCCCGCGATGATGCGCGGGAACTCCGTGGGCGAGATGTCCACCGTGGCCACTCCGGCACGGAATGAGGGTTGCGCGTGTGAGGTGAGGGCGGTGAATCCGAAGAGAAAGAGCAGCGACTTCATGAGGTTGGCTCAAACCAACGCTCACGGATCTCGCATGCTTGCCTCTCGATTAGGCGATCAACGGCCCAATTGCAGGCTCCTGAAGCAATTTCTGCACTTCATCGACCAGATTGGCCGCAGGCACCGATGCCTGCGAGCGTGCGATGAGGTTCTTGATGACGACTTCGGGATACTCGGCACCGAAAACGATGGCGAAGCGGGCTTTGCGGTCCTCGGCGGCCTGGAACTGTTTGCCGACTTTTTGCGAGCCGAAGGCGTAGTCGATGCGGATGCCCGCAGCGCGGAGCTGTTGGATCGAGGCGAGGGCATGCGGACGCTGCGCTTCATCGGCGATGACAACGAAGGCGTCGATGCTGCTGGCGGCGAGGAGGGCGCTGGTGAGCTTCATTTGCGCACCGGGCGTGCGCTTGAGCAGGATGCCGAGCACCACGTCGCCCATGGCGAAACCTGCAGCTGGCATATCGACATTGTCATCGCTCATGAGGGCGCAGAGCTTGTCGTAGCGACCGCCGCCGGCGACGGCGCGGAGGTTGTGCTTGAGGTCGAAGACTTCAAAGACGGTGCCGGTGTAGTAGGCGAGGCCGCGGACGATAGTGGCGTCGATCTTGATGAAGGACCAGAGGCCGCGCGCGGTGAGATTGGCCTTCAGTTCGGCAAAGGCAGAATGATTTTCATCCGCAGACGCCATGAAGCCGCGCACGATGGCGGTGGTGAGACCGATCTTGGCAAGCTTGCTTTCGGTGTCCTCGGGTTTGGCTCGCTCGATCTTGTCGATGATGCTCAGAAACGTCGCGGTGTGCTCTGGGGCAATGTTTTGATCAGCAAGGAAAGTGTTCCAAATCTCTCGGTTGCTGAGGCGGACGATGAAGTCGTTTTCACTCACGCCGAACTCACGCATGACGTCGATGGCGAGCGCAATGAGTTCCGCATCGGCGGCGGGGCTGTTGTCGCCGAGGATGTCGGCGTTGAACTGGATGAACTCGCGTCCGCGGCCCTCCTGCGGCTCTTCGTAGCGGAAGCAGGGACCGATTTGGAACCACTTGATGGGCTTCTTGAAGTCACGCTGCCGGGCGGTGGCCATGCGGGCGAGTGAGGGCGTCACTTCGGGGCGCAGCGTGATCTCGCGGTCGGCCTTGTCGCGGAAGCAGAAGAGCTGTGCGGTGATCTCGTTGCCGCTTTTCTTGCGGAAGAGATCGGTGCTCTCGACGACAGGTGCCTCATACTCGACGAAGCCATAACGCCGCGCGACGACGCGCCAGGTTTCGGCGATGTAGTTACGCATGGCGCATTCTTCGGGGAAGAAGTCGCGAAAGCCTTTGACGGTGCGGAAGGTGGACATAAGAAAGGGGCGATTCATCCTCGCACGCACCGGGAACGCAACCGGGAATTGCGCTGCGTGGCCCACCTATGCTCTCCGACCTGTTTGTGCGCGATTTCCGCTGCTTCGCCGAGGCGAAGGTGGAGTTGCATCCCGATGTGACGCTGCTGGTGGGCCGAAATGCGCAGGGGAAGACCTCGCTCATAGAGGCTGCGTGCATTCTGCTGCGGCTGCAATCGCCGCGCACAACAAACCGGGCCGAGTTGGTGCGCTTTGGAGCCCCGGCATGCCTTGTGGAGGCTGCATGGCATGGGAAGCGGCTACGCTACGCGCAATCGGCCACGACTCGGCGTCTCGCGTTGGATGGCACAACTTGCAGCAAGTCGGCGGATTATCTGGCCGCATCGGGCGTCGTTGTGTGGATGGATCATCGCGACATGAGCCTGCTGCGCGGTGGCGCGGAGCATCGGCGGCGTTTTTTGGATTTTGCGGCGAGCCAGATGTTTCCTGATTACCTGCACGCGTTGCGCGGCTATGAGCGTGCTCTGCGCGGGCGGAACTATGTTTTAAAGCGTGACGCGGTGATCGGGTGGAAGCAGGCGGATGCGTTTGCGCGGGTGATGGATGGCTTCGCGCAGGTGCTGTGGCGGCGGCGCGCGGAGCTGTGTGCCGCTTTGCAGCCTGAGGTGACTGCGGCACATGCAAAACTGAGCGATGGCGCAGAAGAAGTGCAGATTGAATTCAAGCGCACAAGTGATGATGCGCTGAGTTTGTTTGATGCGTTGCTTGCGATGCGTGATAAAGAGGCGCGCATGCGTTCGACGGCGTTTGGTCCACACCGCGATGATATCGCGATGAAGCTGAATGACCTCGATGCAACGACCTTCGCCTCCGAAGGCCAGCAGAGATCGTTCGCGCTGTCCATGAAACTTGCTCAGGCGCATGTGCTGGGGAAAGCTCGAAGCGAGGCGCCGCTGATGTTGATTGACGATGTTTTTGGCGAACTGGATGCCAATCGGCGGCGTGCATTGCTCGCGTGTTTGCCGCCAGGAACACAAAAAATCATCACGACCACGAATCTTGACTGGGCGGATGCCGATCAGATGACAGGGCTGGTGTATCGAGTCGAGCAAGCGACGCTAGATCGTGTTCAGGGGTGAAAATGAGCCGTTTTTCGCCCGAAATGGCCTGAAAACACCAAATCAAAGACCCTTAGAAACTTCCCTTGACGCATTTTCAGGCAGTTTTAGCTTTATATGGGTTAGAATGTCGTGCGCCGCGTTGCTTTTCGTGATTCTCAAAAAAGTTAGAATTCTCCGCGTCGCATCTGGATTCTGACAACCGTCTGTATCAACATTTTTCCCTTTTATTCTCAATGTTTGGCAAACTTTTCGGCTTCGTCGCCCAAGATATCGGCATCGATCTCGGCACGGCAAACACCCTCGTCTATGTAAAAGATCACGGCATCGTCCTCAGAGAACCCTCCGTGGTGGCGGTTAAGACCGGCACCAATGAAGTGGTGGCTGTGGGCGATGACGCGAAACGCATGCTCGGACGAACTCCGGGCGGCATCACGGCCATCCGTCCTCTCAGAGACGGTGTGATCGCCGATTTCCGTGTGACGGAGGCGATGCTGCGCCATTTCATCCGCAAGGTGCAGGGCGGCGGGCGCAAGATGCGCGGGCCGCGTGTGGTCATCGCGGTGCCCTCCGGCATCACCGAAGTCGAGAAGCGCGCGGTGAAGGAAAGTGCGGAGCAGGCGGGTGCGCGTGAAGTTTACCTGATCGAAGAACCGATGGCCGCCGCGATCGGCGTGGGTCTGCCGGTGCAGGAAGCAGCGGGCAACATGATCGTCGATATCGGCGGTGGCACGACTGAAGTGGCGATCATCTCGCTCTCCGGCATTGTTTACAGCCGCAGTGTGCGCGTGGCGGGTGATGAGCTCGATGAATCGATCATCAATTACATGAAGCGTGCTTACAACCTCATGATCGGCGAGCGCACGGCGGAAGAAATCAAGCTGCGCATCGGCTCCGCTTTCCCGCTGGGCAAGGAAACGACGATGGAAGTCAAAGGACGCGACATGGTGGCCGGTTTGCCGAAGACGATCACCATCACGAGCCAGGAAGTACGCGAGGCGATGCTCGAGCCGCTCAACGCGATCATCGACGCGGTGCGCACGACTTTGGAACGCTGCCCGCCGGAGCTTTCCGCCGACTTGGTGGACCGTGGCATCATGCTGGCCGGTGGCGGCGCGTTGCTGCGTGGCCTGGACAAGCTGCTGCAGGAAGAAACCGCGCTCCCCGTGCATGTGGCTGAAGATCCGCTCAGTGCTGTGGGTGAAGGTACCGGACGTGTGCTTAGCGAACTCGAATTCCTGCGCAAAGTGAGCACAACAGAAGTTTGATGCCCGTTCCGCGTTGCCCGGTGTCTGCTTGAAGGCGTTCGCCGAAAAGCGCCACACCCAGCCCGGAGGAAAGGCCTACCATGAAAAAGCTCAACATCCTCGCGCTTCTCATCTTCGTGGCAGGGCTCGTCTCTGTGTTCACGTTTGACACGGCGACGACACGGCAGATTCAGGCTCGCGTCATGAGTCTGTTGTCGCCGTTCATTCATTCCAGCG
Above is a genomic segment from Prosthecobacter sp. containing:
- the hisS gene encoding histidine--tRNA ligase, which gives rise to MSTFRTVKGFRDFFPEECAMRNYIAETWRVVARRYGFVEYEAPVVESTDLFRKKSGNEITAQLFCFRDKADREITLRPEVTPSLARMATARQRDFKKPIKWFQIGPCFRYEEPQEGRGREFIQFNADILGDNSPAADAELIALAIDVMREFGVSENDFIVRLSNREIWNTFLADQNIAPEHTATFLSIIDKIERAKPEDTESKLAKIGLTTAIVRGFMASADENHSAFAELKANLTARGLWSFIKIDATIVRGLAYYTGTVFEVFDLKHNLRAVAGGGRYDKLCALMSDDNVDMPAAGFAMGDVVLGILLKRTPGAQMKLTSALLAASSIDAFVVIADEAQRPHALASIQQLRAAGIRIDYAFGSQKVGKQFQAAEDRKARFAIVFGAEYPEVVIKNLIARSQASVPAANLVDEVQKLLQEPAIGPLIA
- the recF gene encoding DNA replication and repair protein RecF (All proteins in this family for which functions are known are DNA-binding proteins that assist the filamentation of RecA onto DNA for the initiation of recombination or recombinational repair.), with product MLSDLFVRDFRCFAEAKVELHPDVTLLVGRNAQGKTSLIEAACILLRLQSPRTTNRAELVRFGAPACLVEAAWHGKRLRYAQSATTRRLALDGTTCSKSADYLAASGVVVWMDHRDMSLLRGGAEHRRRFLDFAASQMFPDYLHALRGYERALRGRNYVLKRDAVIGWKQADAFARVMDGFAQVLWRRRAELCAALQPEVTAAHAKLSDGAEEVQIEFKRTSDDALSLFDALLAMRDKEARMRSTAFGPHRDDIAMKLNDLDATTFASEGQQRSFALSMKLAQAHVLGKARSEAPLMLIDDVFGELDANRRRALLACLPPGTQKIITTTNLDWADADQMTGLVYRVEQATLDRVQG
- a CDS encoding rod shape-determining protein encodes the protein MFGKLFGFVAQDIGIDLGTANTLVYVKDHGIVLREPSVVAVKTGTNEVVAVGDDAKRMLGRTPGGITAIRPLRDGVIADFRVTEAMLRHFIRKVQGGGRKMRGPRVVIAVPSGITEVEKRAVKESAEQAGAREVYLIEEPMAAAIGVGLPVQEAAGNMIVDIGGGTTEVAIISLSGIVYSRSVRVAGDELDESIINYMKRAYNLMIGERTAEEIKLRIGSAFPLGKETTMEVKGRDMVAGLPKTITITSQEVREAMLEPLNAIIDAVRTTLERCPPELSADLVDRGIMLAGGGALLRGLDKLLQEETALPVHVAEDPLSAVGEGTGRVLSELEFLRKVSTTEV